A genomic segment from Paramixta manurensis encodes:
- the degS gene encoding outer membrane-stress sensor serine endopeptidase DegS yields MFLKLLRSVVFGLIVAGILLATLPALRTGSKLLSAPENSADETPFSFNQGVRRAVPAVVNVYNRSASGGGNSRGITTLGSGVIMNEKGYILTNRHVINGADQIIVALQDGRFLEAMLVGSDSLTDLAVLKITASNLPVIPINPKRTAHVGDIVMAVGNPYNLGQTVTQGIISATGRVGLSPSGRQNFLQTDASINRGNSGGALINSLGELMGINTLSFDKSNDGETPEGIGFAIPTPLATKIMDKLIRDGRVIRGYIGITGREVPPLHGQGGNLDRIQGITVSDVAAGGPAARAGIQTNDVIISVNGKPAISAQETMDQVAEIRPGSVINVQVIRNGQKLTLPVTIMEYPIQN; encoded by the coding sequence ATGTTTCTTAAACTCTTGCGTTCAGTGGTCTTTGGCCTGATCGTTGCGGGTATCCTCCTCGCGACCTTGCCAGCGCTGAGGACAGGCAGCAAATTATTATCTGCGCCAGAAAACAGCGCGGACGAGACCCCTTTCAGCTTTAATCAGGGCGTACGCCGAGCCGTTCCTGCCGTGGTTAACGTTTATAATCGCAGCGCCAGCGGCGGCGGCAACAGTCGCGGCATTACCACTCTCGGCTCGGGGGTGATTATGAATGAAAAAGGGTACATTCTAACTAATCGTCATGTGATTAATGGCGCCGATCAAATTATTGTCGCGTTGCAAGATGGGCGTTTCTTAGAAGCCATGTTGGTCGGGTCAGATAGCCTGACAGATTTGGCAGTGCTGAAAATTACCGCCTCGAATTTACCCGTGATACCGATTAATCCGAAGCGTACTGCACACGTAGGCGATATCGTGATGGCAGTCGGGAACCCTTATAACCTCGGGCAAACCGTCACGCAGGGGATTATTAGCGCCACCGGGCGCGTGGGCTTAAGCCCTTCAGGACGACAGAATTTTCTACAAACCGACGCCTCTATCAACCGCGGGAATTCAGGCGGCGCGTTAATCAACTCGCTGGGTGAGCTGATGGGCATCAATACCCTTTCGTTCGATAAAAGTAATGATGGCGAAACGCCTGAAGGCATTGGGTTTGCTATTCCTACTCCGCTCGCCACAAAAATTATGGATAAGTTGATTCGCGATGGCCGGGTTATTCGCGGTTATATCGGTATCACCGGACGTGAAGTGCCGCCGCTACATGGTCAGGGTGGCAACCTTGATCGTATTCAGGGCATTACCGTCAGTGATGTGGCGGCCGGCGGTCCAGCGGCCAGGGCCGGGATACAAACCAACGATGTCATTATTAGCGTTAACGGTAAACCGGCGATATCCGCCCAGGAAACGATGGATCAGGTGGCTGAAATCCGTCCGGGCTCGGTGATTAATGTTCAGGTTATCCGCAACGGACAAAAACTCACCTTGCCGGTGACGATAATGGAATATCCGATCCAGAATTAA
- the degQ gene encoding serine endoprotease DegQ: protein MKKKSLLLSALALSIGMSLATAPQAVASLPAQIQGQPLPSLAPMLEKVLPAVVSVHVEGTSTDDQSQDIPEPLKRFFGQAPGDSQPQPFEGLGSGVIIDAAKGYVLTNNHVVNGADKISVQLGDGREYDAKLIGHDEQTDIALIQLQGAKNLTQIKVADSDKLKVGDFAIAIGNPFGLGQTATSGIISALGRSGLNLEGLENFIQTDAAINRGNSGGALVNLNGELIGINTAILASSGGNIGIGFAIPGNMAVNLAQQLIKYGEVKRGQLGIKGTEMTADIAKAFNVDAQRGAFVSEVMPKSAAANAGIKAGDIITSIEGKPISSFGELRVKIGTTPPGQEVKLGLLRAGKPLTVTVKLDASSQTTASAALMSPALQGATLTDGQLKDGNKGIKVDAVAKGTPAEQVGLQKDDVIIAVNRTRVQNLSDMRKVLAAKPPVLALNVVRGNESIYLLLR from the coding sequence ATGAAGAAAAAATCATTATTGTTAAGCGCGTTAGCATTGAGTATTGGCATGAGTTTAGCCACCGCGCCGCAGGCTGTGGCTTCGCTTCCCGCTCAAATCCAGGGTCAACCGCTGCCAAGTTTGGCACCAATGCTGGAAAAGGTGTTACCGGCAGTGGTGAGCGTGCATGTTGAAGGCACTTCAACTGACGATCAAAGTCAGGATATTCCCGAGCCGCTAAAACGTTTCTTTGGTCAGGCGCCGGGCGATAGTCAACCTCAGCCTTTTGAAGGCCTCGGGTCCGGCGTGATTATTGATGCCGCGAAGGGGTACGTGTTAACCAATAACCATGTGGTAAACGGCGCGGATAAGATCAGTGTGCAACTCGGTGACGGACGCGAATATGACGCAAAACTGATTGGTCATGATGAGCAAACCGATATTGCGTTGATTCAGCTCCAGGGAGCGAAGAACCTCACTCAGATAAAAGTGGCTGATTCCGATAAACTCAAAGTCGGTGATTTCGCGATTGCGATCGGTAACCCGTTCGGGCTGGGGCAAACCGCGACCTCGGGTATCATCTCCGCACTGGGGCGCAGCGGGCTTAATTTAGAAGGGCTGGAAAACTTTATTCAGACCGATGCGGCAATTAACCGCGGCAACTCCGGCGGTGCGCTGGTTAACCTGAATGGTGAACTGATTGGCATTAACACCGCCATTCTCGCTTCCAGCGGCGGTAATATTGGCATCGGTTTCGCCATCCCAGGCAATATGGCAGTCAACCTGGCCCAGCAGTTGATTAAGTATGGCGAAGTGAAACGCGGGCAGTTAGGCATTAAAGGTACCGAGATGACCGCCGACATCGCGAAGGCCTTTAATGTTGACGCACAACGCGGCGCCTTTGTTTCTGAAGTGATGCCGAAATCCGCCGCCGCCAATGCGGGTATAAAAGCGGGCGACATTATTACCTCCATTGAGGGCAAACCGATCAGTAGCTTCGGTGAGCTACGGGTGAAAATCGGTACCACTCCGCCGGGTCAAGAGGTCAAGCTCGGCCTGCTGCGCGCAGGGAAGCCGCTGACCGTGACCGTTAAGCTTGATGCCAGCTCACAGACCACGGCCAGTGCCGCCCTGATGTCTCCTGCCTTGCAGGGCGCGACGCTGACTGATGGGCAGTTGAAAGATGGCAATAAAGGGATAAAAGTGGATGCGGTGGCTAAAGGCACGCCGGCGGAGCAGGTCGGCTTGCAAAAAGATGACGTGATCATTGCCGTAAACCGTACGCGGGTTCAAAACCTCAGCGACATGCGTAAAGTATTGGCGGCTAAACCGCCGGTGCTGGCGTTAAACGTAGTACGCGGAAACGAAAGTATCTATTTACTGCTGCGTTAG
- the argR gene encoding transcriptional regulator ArgR — translation MRNPSKQENLVKAFKALLKEEKFSSQGEIVAALQDEGFDNINQSKVSRMLTKFGAVRTRNAKMEMVYCLPAELGVPTTTSPLKNLVLDIDYNDALVVIHTSPGAAQLIARLLDSLGKAEGILGTIAGDDTIFMTPAREFTVRQLYDAILVLFEQEL, via the coding sequence ATGCGTAACCCATCGAAACAAGAAAACCTGGTTAAGGCTTTCAAAGCGTTGCTTAAAGAAGAGAAATTCAGCTCTCAGGGCGAGATTGTTGCCGCACTGCAAGATGAAGGGTTCGACAATATTAACCAGTCTAAAGTCTCGCGTATGCTGACCAAGTTTGGCGCGGTGCGTACCCGGAACGCCAAAATGGAAATGGTGTATTGTTTGCCGGCCGAATTAGGGGTGCCCACCACCACCAGCCCACTGAAAAACCTGGTATTGGATATTGACTACAATGATGCGTTGGTCGTGATCCACACCAGCCCTGGCGCGGCGCAGTTAATCGCTCGTCTGCTTGACTCACTCGGTAAAGCGGAAGGTATTCTCGGCACCATCGCCGGGGATGACACCATTTTTATGACGCCCGCGCGTGAATTTACCGTCCGCCAGCTCTACGACGCCATTCTGGTGTTATTCGAACAAGAGCTATAA
- the rpsI gene encoding 30S ribosomal protein S9 → MAETQNYGTGRRKSSAARVFIKPGNGKIVINQRSLEQYFGRETARMVVRQPLELVDMVEKLDLYITVKGGGISGQAGAIRHGITRALMEYDESLRGELRKAGFVTRDARQVERKKVGLRKARRRPQFSKR, encoded by the coding sequence ATGGCTGAGACTCAAAACTACGGCACTGGTCGCCGCAAAAGCTCCGCAGCTCGCGTTTTTATCAAACCGGGCAACGGTAAAATCGTTATCAACCAACGTTCTCTGGAACAGTATTTCGGTCGTGAAACTGCCCGCATGGTAGTTCGTCAACCGCTGGAACTGGTGGACATGGTTGAGAAACTGGATCTGTACATCACTGTTAAAGGTGGTGGTATCTCTGGTCAGGCAGGTGCGATCCGTCATGGTATCACCCGTGCTCTGATGGAGTATGACGAGTCACTGCGTGGCGAACTGCGTAAAGCAGGTTTCGTTACCCGTGATGCTCGTCAGGTTGAACGTAAGAAAGTCGGTCTGCGTAAAGCACGTCGTCGTCCTCAGTTCTCCAAACGTTAA
- the rplM gene encoding 50S ribosomal protein L13 — MKTFTAKPETVQRDWYVVDATGKTLGRLATELARRLRGKHKAEYTPHVDTGDYIIVLNAEKVAVTGNKRSDKIYYHHTGHIGGIKQATFEEMIARRPERVIEIAVKGMLPKGPLGRAMYRKLKVYAGNEHNHAAQQPQVLDI; from the coding sequence ATGAAAACTTTTACAGCTAAACCAGAAACCGTCCAGCGTGACTGGTATGTTGTTGACGCGACAGGCAAAACTTTAGGTCGCCTGGCGACTGAACTGGCTCGTCGTCTGCGCGGTAAGCACAAAGCGGAATATACTCCGCACGTTGATACTGGTGATTACATTATCGTTCTGAACGCAGAAAAAGTTGCCGTAACCGGTAACAAGCGTAGCGATAAAATTTATTACCATCACACCGGCCACATCGGTGGTATCAAGCAAGCGACCTTCGAAGAGATGATTGCTCGCCGTCCTGAGCGTGTGATTGAAATCGCGGTTAAAGGCATGCTGCCAAAGGGCCCGCTGGGTCGTGCTATGTACCGTAAACTGAAAGTTTACGCGGGCAACGAGCACAACCATGCGGCACAGCAACCGCAAGTTCTTGACATTTAA
- a CDS encoding glutamate synthase small subunit, translated as MSQNVYQFIDLQRVDPPKKPLKIRTIEFVEIYEPFSDGQVKAQADRCLDCGNPYCEWKCPVHNYIPNWLKLANEGRIIEAAELSHQTNSLPEVCGRVCPQDRLCEGSCTLNDEFGAVTIGNIERYINDKAMEMGWRPDLSHVKATGKRVAVIGAGPAGLACADVLTRNGVKAVVFDRHPEIGGLLTFGIPAFKLEKEVMIRRREMFTEMGIEFNLNIEVGRDVQMSDLVNDYDAVFLGVGTYQSMRGGLENEDAPGVFDALPFLIANTKHTMGFEQSEQQPYVSMSGKRVVVLGGGDTAMDCVRTSVRQGATHVICAYRRDEENMPGSRREVKNAREEGVEFQFNVQPLGVEINGNGRVCGVKMARTEMGQPDANGRRRAEIIPGSEHILPADAVVMAFGFRPHHMSWLEKFSVELDSQGRIIAPEGSEKAFQTSNPKIFAGGDAVRGSDLVVTAIAEGRKAAEGIMDYLEV; from the coding sequence ATGAGTCAAAACGTATACCAATTTATCGACCTGCAACGTGTTGATCCGCCGAAGAAGCCGCTAAAAATTCGGACTATTGAGTTTGTAGAAATTTACGAACCGTTTTCCGATGGACAGGTAAAAGCGCAGGCGGACCGTTGCCTTGATTGCGGTAACCCTTATTGTGAATGGAAATGCCCGGTGCATAACTACATTCCTAATTGGCTGAAATTAGCTAATGAAGGGCGCATCATCGAGGCTGCCGAGCTTTCTCATCAAACCAATAGCTTGCCGGAAGTGTGTGGGCGTGTTTGTCCGCAGGATCGTCTGTGTGAAGGCTCCTGTACGCTGAACGATGAGTTTGGCGCCGTTACTATCGGTAATATCGAACGCTATATTAACGACAAGGCGATGGAGATGGGCTGGCGCCCTGACCTCTCCCATGTGAAAGCCACCGGCAAGCGGGTGGCGGTTATCGGCGCCGGGCCTGCTGGCCTCGCCTGCGCCGATGTGCTTACGCGTAACGGCGTTAAGGCGGTGGTCTTCGATCGCCATCCGGAAATCGGTGGCCTACTAACCTTTGGCATCCCGGCGTTCAAGCTGGAAAAAGAGGTGATGATCCGCCGTCGCGAAATGTTCACTGAGATGGGGATTGAATTTAATCTCAACATCGAAGTTGGCCGCGACGTACAGATGAGCGACCTGGTCAATGATTACGACGCGGTTTTCCTCGGTGTTGGCACCTATCAGTCAATGCGCGGCGGCCTGGAAAATGAGGATGCGCCGGGCGTGTTTGATGCATTGCCGTTCCTGATCGCCAATACCAAGCACACTATGGGCTTCGAGCAAAGCGAACAGCAACCCTACGTTAGCATGAGCGGTAAACGTGTGGTGGTACTGGGCGGCGGCGATACCGCTATGGACTGCGTGCGTACTTCTGTACGTCAGGGGGCGACACACGTTATTTGTGCTTACCGTCGAGATGAAGAGAATATGCCTGGTTCGCGCCGCGAAGTGAAAAACGCACGTGAAGAGGGTGTGGAATTTCAGTTTAATGTGCAACCGCTGGGCGTTGAGATCAACGGCAATGGGCGCGTATGCGGGGTGAAAATGGCGCGTACCGAGATGGGTCAGCCAGACGCTAACGGACGTCGCCGTGCCGAGATCATTCCCGGTTCGGAACATATTCTGCCCGCCGATGCCGTGGTGATGGCGTTTGGTTTCCGCCCACATCACATGAGCTGGCTGGAAAAATTCAGCGTTGAGCTGGATTCTCAGGGCCGCATTATCGCGCCGGAAGGCAGTGAAAAGGCATTCCAGACCAGTAACCCGAAAATCTTTGCCGGTGGCGATGCGGTTCGTGGTTCCGATCTGGTGGTTACCGCCATCGCAGAAGGCCGTAAAGCGGCTGAAGGGATTATGGATTACCTGGAAGTGTAA
- the sspA gene encoding stringent starvation protein SspA, whose translation MAVAANKRSVMTLFSGPIDIFSHQVRIVLAEKGVSVEIEQVETDNLPQDLIDLNPYRTVPTLVDRELTLYESRIIMEYLDERFPHPPLMPVYPVARGESRLMMYRIEQDWYSLMRVVETGSAQQAEAARKQLREELLAIAPLFARTPFFMSEEFSLVDCYLAPLLWRLPQMGIELVGNGSKELKGYMNRVFERDSFLASLTEAEREMRLQSRG comes from the coding sequence ATGGCTGTCGCTGCCAACAAACGTTCGGTGATGACGCTGTTTTCTGGCCCGATTGACATTTTTAGCCATCAGGTACGTATCGTGCTGGCTGAGAAAGGTGTCAGCGTAGAGATCGAGCAGGTTGAAACGGATAATCTGCCCCAGGATTTGATTGACCTCAATCCCTATCGTACCGTGCCAACGTTGGTCGATCGCGAGCTGACGCTGTATGAATCTCGCATTATTATGGAATACTTGGATGAGCGTTTCCCGCATCCGCCATTAATGCCGGTTTATCCTGTCGCCCGTGGTGAAAGCCGCCTGATGATGTACCGTATCGAGCAGGATTGGTATAGCCTGATGCGTGTGGTTGAAACCGGGTCCGCACAACAAGCGGAAGCGGCGCGTAAGCAACTGCGTGAAGAATTGTTGGCTATCGCCCCGCTTTTTGCACGCACGCCATTCTTCATGAGTGAAGAGTTTAGCTTGGTGGATTGCTACCTGGCGCCGTTACTGTGGCGTTTACCGCAGATGGGCATCGAACTGGTGGGCAATGGTTCCAAGGAACTGAAAGGTTACATGAACCGCGTATTTGAGCGCGACTCTTTCCTCGCTTCTTTGACCGAAGCAGAACGTGAAATGCGCCTGCAATCCAGGGGCTAA
- the zapG gene encoding Z-ring associated protein ZapG: MTWEYGLIGLVIGIIIGAVAVRFGNKKLREQRSMQYELEKTKAELADYREELTNHFAHSAELLDNMARDYRQLYQHMAKGSNDLLPNLPGEKNPFAYQLTEAEADNDQAPVQMPRDYSDGASGLLRNERPTRD, encoded by the coding sequence ATGACCTGGGAATACGGGCTGATTGGTTTAGTGATTGGCATTATTATCGGCGCGGTTGCGGTACGGTTTGGCAACAAAAAGCTGCGTGAGCAGCGTAGCATGCAGTATGAGCTGGAAAAAACTAAAGCGGAGTTGGCAGATTACCGCGAAGAACTGACCAACCATTTTGCCCACAGCGCGGAATTGCTGGATAACATGGCGCGTGATTACCGTCAGCTTTATCAGCATATGGCGAAGGGTTCTAACGATCTGCTGCCGAATCTGCCGGGTGAGAAAAACCCGTTTGCTTATCAACTAACCGAAGCGGAAGCAGATAACGATCAGGCGCCGGTACAAATGCCGCGAGATTACTCTGACGGCGCATCAGGTTTATTGCGTAACGAGCGTCCGACGCGCGATTAA
- the yhcN gene encoding peroxide/acid stress response protein YhcN, with the protein MKMTFAIAALGLASVLSFGANAANLVTEQQVSNDNLQSVGTISVSGIDGSPMSIRQSLSQKADEQGASAYRVIEARNNGNYHATAEIYK; encoded by the coding sequence ATGAAAATGACATTTGCAATTGCTGCTTTAGGCCTGGCTTCCGTACTTTCTTTTGGCGCGAACGCCGCCAATCTGGTTACCGAACAACAGGTCTCCAACGATAACCTGCAATCTGTCGGTACCATTTCCGTTAGCGGTATTGATGGCTCACCGATGAGCATTCGTCAGAGCCTGTCACAGAAAGCGGATGAACAAGGCGCCAGCGCTTACCGCGTAATTGAAGCGCGTAACAATGGCAATTATCACGCGACCGCTGAAATTTACAAATAA
- the yhcN gene encoding peroxide/acid stress response protein YhcN — protein sequence MNVKTTIATLSILSVLSFGAFAAESINAEQAQDMQSVGTVSISGIDGAPMDIHQALGEKADQQGAKAYRIIEARNNGNYHVTAELYK from the coding sequence ATGAACGTTAAAACTACTATTGCCACCCTGAGCATTCTTTCCGTCCTGTCATTTGGCGCATTTGCAGCAGAATCGATTAATGCGGAACAAGCTCAAGATATGCAGTCAGTCGGGACCGTTAGCATAAGCGGCATTGATGGCGCGCCGATGGATATCCACCAAGCGCTGGGCGAAAAAGCCGATCAGCAAGGTGCGAAGGCATACCGCATTATCGAAGCACGCAACAATGGTAACTACCACGTTACGGCTGAACTGTACAAATAA
- the sspB gene encoding ClpXP protease specificity-enhancing factor: MEMSQLTPRRPYLLRAFYDWLLDNQLTPHLVVDINLPGVLVPLEYARDGQIVLNIAPRAVGNLELGNDEVRFNARFGGVPRQVTVPLAAVMAIYARENGAGTMFEPEPAYEEGAENGINQQQDETVMSVIDGDRPDDAENHEDDNPDDDPPPRGGRPALRVVK; encoded by the coding sequence ATGGAAATGTCACAACTTACGCCACGCCGTCCGTATTTACTCCGGGCGTTTTATGACTGGTTGTTGGATAACCAGCTCACGCCGCATTTGGTGGTGGATATAAATCTACCGGGCGTGCTGGTGCCCCTGGAGTATGCACGAGACGGCCAAATTGTGCTGAATATTGCGCCGCGTGCGGTAGGGAACCTGGAACTGGGGAATGACGAAGTGCGTTTTAACGCGCGCTTTGGCGGCGTTCCGCGTCAGGTTACCGTTCCGCTTGCTGCGGTGATGGCGATCTACGCGCGTGAAAACGGCGCGGGTACCATGTTTGAGCCAGAACCGGCCTATGAAGAAGGGGCGGAGAACGGTATCAATCAGCAGCAGGACGAAACGGTGATGTCGGTTATTGATGGCGATCGGCCAGATGATGCGGAAAATCACGAGGATGATAATCCTGATGACGATCCGCCGCCGCGTGGCGGACGGCCTGCTCTGCGGGTGGTGAAATAA
- the mdh gene encoding malate dehydrogenase codes for MKVAVLGAAGGIGQALALLLKTQLPAGSELSLYDIAPVTPGVAVDLSHIPTSVKIEGFSGEDATPALQGADVVLISAGVARKPGMDRSDLFNVNAGIVRNLIEQVAKTAPKALIGIITNPVNTTVAIAADVLKKAGVYDKNKLFGVTTLDIIRSNTFVAELKGKQPTELNVPVVGGHSGVTILPLLSQIPGVSFSEQEAADLTKRIQNAGTEVVEAKAGGGSATLSMGQAAARFGLSLVRALQGESNVVECAYVEGDGEYARFFSQPLLLGKNGIVERKPIGTLSAFEQKSLEGMLDTLKKDIQLGEDFVK; via the coding sequence ATGAAAGTTGCAGTTCTCGGTGCAGCCGGTGGTATTGGTCAGGCGCTTGCACTTCTGCTGAAAACCCAGTTGCCCGCGGGTTCAGAACTCTCTCTGTATGATATTGCCCCGGTTACGCCAGGCGTTGCGGTAGATTTAAGCCACATCCCAACATCCGTTAAAATTGAGGGATTCAGTGGCGAAGATGCCACACCTGCATTGCAAGGCGCGGATGTGGTTCTGATTTCCGCCGGCGTGGCGCGCAAACCAGGCATGGACCGTTCTGATTTATTCAATGTTAACGCCGGCATTGTGCGTAACCTGATTGAGCAAGTGGCGAAAACCGCGCCGAAAGCGCTGATTGGTATCATCACCAACCCGGTTAACACCACGGTAGCGATTGCGGCCGATGTGCTGAAAAAAGCCGGTGTTTACGACAAAAACAAACTGTTTGGCGTAACCACGTTGGATATTATTCGATCCAATACGTTTGTTGCTGAGTTGAAAGGTAAACAGCCGACTGAGCTGAATGTGCCAGTGGTTGGCGGTCACTCAGGCGTGACGATTCTGCCGTTGCTGTCGCAGATTCCAGGCGTGAGCTTCAGCGAACAAGAAGCGGCAGATCTGACTAAACGTATTCAGAACGCGGGTACTGAAGTGGTTGAAGCAAAAGCCGGTGGCGGTTCAGCTACGCTCTCTATGGGCCAGGCGGCGGCACGCTTTGGTTTATCGCTGGTACGTGCATTACAGGGCGAAAGCAATGTCGTGGAGTGTGCCTACGTTGAAGGCGATGGCGAATATGCGCGTTTCTTCTCGCAGCCATTGCTGCTGGGCAAAAATGGCATTGTTGAGCGTAAACCTATCGGTACTTTGAGCGCATTTGAGCAGAAATCGCTGGAAGGAATGCTGGACACGCTGAAAAAAGATATTCAGCTGGGTGAAGATTTCGTTAAATAA
- the zapE gene encoding cell division protein ZapE → MQTTSPLVLYQQALRNDGFQADDIQQQAITRLDGIQQALIGATSATGTPKKGWFGRLNKLMGKAENPAHEPVRGLYMWGGVGRGKTWLMDLFFQSIPGERKLRLHFHRFMLRVHQELTELQGQTDPLEAIADGFKAQTDILCFDEFFVSDITDAMLLGTLMEALFARGITLVATSNIPPDQLYRNGLQRARFLPAIEQIKRYCEVMNVDAGIDYRLRTLTSAHLWMHPLNDQTTQEMDRMFMALAGSRRKDAPVLEINHRSLPTLGTAEGVLAMDFTALCGEGRSQHDYIELSRRFHSVLLFNVPVMSPRMEDQARRFLALVDEFYERHVKLVAAAEAPLLEIYHGERLKFEYQRCFSRLQEMQSEEYLRLPHLP, encoded by the coding sequence ATGCAAACGACCTCTCCTTTAGTGCTCTACCAGCAAGCGTTACGTAACGATGGTTTTCAGGCCGATGACATTCAGCAGCAAGCTATTACTCGCTTAGACGGCATCCAACAAGCGTTGATTGGGGCAACGAGCGCAACGGGTACGCCAAAAAAAGGCTGGTTCGGGCGGCTAAATAAACTGATGGGTAAAGCAGAAAACCCTGCTCATGAACCGGTACGTGGGTTGTATATGTGGGGCGGCGTTGGGCGTGGGAAAACCTGGCTGATGGATCTGTTTTTTCAGTCTATTCCTGGCGAGCGGAAATTACGTCTGCATTTTCATCGTTTTATGCTGCGGGTGCATCAAGAACTGACCGAATTGCAGGGGCAAACCGATCCGTTGGAAGCGATTGCCGATGGTTTTAAAGCGCAGACCGATATCCTCTGCTTTGACGAATTTTTTGTTTCAGATATTACCGACGCGATGTTGTTAGGCACTTTGATGGAAGCGCTGTTTGCCCGTGGCATTACACTGGTGGCGACCTCTAATATTCCACCTGACCAGTTGTATCGTAATGGCCTACAGCGTGCACGTTTCTTACCGGCAATTGAGCAAATTAAACGCTACTGCGAGGTAATGAACGTTGATGCCGGTATCGACTATCGTCTCCGTACCCTGACGTCCGCGCACTTATGGATGCATCCACTCAACGATCAAACCACGCAGGAAATGGATCGGATGTTTATGGCGCTGGCGGGTAGCCGACGTAAGGATGCGCCAGTGCTGGAAATCAATCACCGCTCATTACCGACGCTTGGTACCGCAGAAGGGGTGTTAGCGATGGACTTTACCGCGCTGTGCGGGGAAGGGCGCAGCCAGCATGACTATATTGAGCTTTCTCGCCGTTTTCATAGCGTACTGCTGTTTAATGTTCCGGTGATGAGTCCGCGTATGGAAGATCAGGCGCGCCGGTTCTTGGCGTTGGTCGATGAGTTCTATGAGCGCCATGTTAAGTTGGTCGCCGCCGCAGAGGCGCCTTTACTGGAGATTTATCACGGCGAACGGCTGAAATTTGAATATCAGCGCTGTTTCTCACGCCTGCAAGAGATGCAAAGCGAAGAGTATCTGCGTCTGCCGCATTTACCGTAA